From the genome of Vulpes lagopus strain Blue_001 chromosome 2, ASM1834538v1, whole genome shotgun sequence, one region includes:
- the TMEM181 gene encoding transmembrane protein 181 isoform X1 — translation MDAEYPAFEPPLCSELKHLCKRLQEAYRELREDLTPFRDDRYYRLAPMRLYTLSKRHFVLVFVVFFVCFGLTVFVGIRGPKVIQTSAANFSLNNSKKLKPIQILSNPLSTYNQQLWLTCVVELDQSKETSIQTSFLMTVKVDGVAQDGTTMFIHNKVHNRTRTLTCAGKCAEIIVAHLGYLNYTQYTVIVGFEHLKVPIKEMNFTWKTYDPAFSQLEIWFRFFFVVLTFIVTCLFAHSLRKFSMRDWGMEQKWMSILLPLLLLYNDPFFPLSFLVNSWFPGMLDDLFQSVFLCALLLFWLCVYHGIRVQGERKCLTFYLPKFFIVGLLWLASVTLGIWQTVNELHDPMYQYRVDTGNFQGMKIFFMVVAAVYILYLLFLIVRACSELRHMPYVDLRLKFLTALTFVVLVISIVILYLRFGAQVLQDNFVAELSTHYQNSAEFLSFYGLLNFYLYTLAFVYSPSKNALYESQLKDNPAFSMLNDSDDDVIYGSDYEEMPLQNGQAIRAQYKEGSESD, via the exons GTTGGCACCCATGCGGCTGTACACGCTCTCCAAGCGCCACTTTGTCCTTGTGTTTGTTGTCTTCTTCGTCTGTTTTGGCCTGACCGTCTTCGTTGGGATCAGAG GGCCCAAAGTGATCCAGACTTCTGCAGCTAATTTTTCactaaataatagtaaaaag cTGAAGCCAATTCAAATACTTTCAAATCCACTGTCTACATATAATCAGCAACTATGGCTGACATGTGTTGTGGAGCTGGATCAATCAAAAG AAACATCCATTCAGACGAGCTTCCTCATGACCGTTAAAGTTGACGGTGTAGCTCAAGATGGGACCACCATGTTCATTCATAACAAAGTTCACAATCGGACAAGGACCCTCACCTGTGCGGGG AAGTGTGCAGAAATTATTGTGGCTCATCTTGGCTACTTAAATTACACTCAGTATACCGTGATTGTGGGATTTGAACACCTGAAGGTACCCATCAAGGAAATGAACTTCACG TGGAAGACTTATGACCCGGCATTTTCCCAGTTGGAAATTTGGTTCCGATTTTTCTTTGTGGTGCTTACCTTCATTGTCACG TGCCTGTTTGCACATTCCCTCCGGAAGTTTTCCATGCGAGACTGGGGGATGGAGCAGAAGTGGATGTCCAttcttctgcctctgctgctgctttACAACG ATCCgttcttccccctctccttcctggtGAACAGCTGGTTTCCAGGCATGCTGGACGATCTCTTCCAGTCTGTGTTCCTTTGTGCCTTGCTGCTCTTCTGGCTGTGCGTGTACCACGGGATACGGGTTCAG ggagaaaGGAAGTGTTTGACTTTCTATTTGCCCAAATTCTTCATTGTCGGACTGTTGTGGTTGGCTTCTGTCACACTGGGAATATGGCAGAC AGTTAATGAATTACACGATCCAATGTACCAGTATCGAGTTGACACAGGAAATTTTCAG GGAATGAAGATTTTCTTCATGGTGGTGGCAGCCGTGTATATTTTATACCTTCTGTTCTTGATCGTGCGGGCCTGTTCCGAGCTGCGTCACATGCCTTATGTAG atctcAGGTTAAAATTTTTGACTGCATTGACTTTTGTAGTGCTTGTTATTAG CATCGTCATCCTTTATTTAAGGTTTGGAGCACAAGTATTACAAGACAATTTTGTAGCTGAACTGTCAACTCACTACCAGAATT CAGCTGAATTCTTATCTTTCTACGGCTTGTTGAACTTTTACCTCTACACTTTGGCCTTTGTGTACTCTCCGTCGAAGAACGCCCTGTATG AGTCGCAGCTGAAAGACAACCCTGCATTCTCCATGCTGAATGACTCTGACGATGATGTGATCTATGG GAGCGACTATGAAGAAATGCCCCTGCAGAACGGCCAGGCCATCCGGGCACAGTACAAAGAAGGATCTGAGAGTGACTGA
- the TMEM181 gene encoding transmembrane protein 181 isoform X3: MRLYTLSKRHFVLVFVVFFVCFGLTVFVGIRGPKVIQTSAANFSLNNSKKLKPIQILSNPLSTYNQQLWLTCVVELDQSKETSIQTSFLMTVKVDGVAQDGTTMFIHNKVHNRTRTLTCAGKCAEIIVAHLGYLNYTQYTVIVGFEHLKVPIKEMNFTWKTYDPAFSQLEIWFRFFFVVLTFIVTCLFAHSLRKFSMRDWGMEQKWMSILLPLLLLYNDPFFPLSFLVNSWFPGMLDDLFQSVFLCALLLFWLCVYHGIRVQGERKCLTFYLPKFFIVGLLWLASVTLGIWQTVNELHDPMYQYRVDTGNFQGMKIFFMVVAAVYILYLLFLIVRACSELRHMPYVDLRLKFLTALTFVVLVISIVILYLRFGAQVLQDNFVAELSTHYQNSAEFLSFYGLLNFYLYTLAFVYSPSKNALYESQLKDNPAFSMLNDSDDDVIYGSDYEEMPLQNGQAIRAQYKEGSESD; encoded by the exons ATGCGGCTGTACACGCTCTCCAAGCGCCACTTTGTCCTTGTGTTTGTTGTCTTCTTCGTCTGTTTTGGCCTGACCGTCTTCGTTGGGATCAGAG GGCCCAAAGTGATCCAGACTTCTGCAGCTAATTTTTCactaaataatagtaaaaag cTGAAGCCAATTCAAATACTTTCAAATCCACTGTCTACATATAATCAGCAACTATGGCTGACATGTGTTGTGGAGCTGGATCAATCAAAAG AAACATCCATTCAGACGAGCTTCCTCATGACCGTTAAAGTTGACGGTGTAGCTCAAGATGGGACCACCATGTTCATTCATAACAAAGTTCACAATCGGACAAGGACCCTCACCTGTGCGGGG AAGTGTGCAGAAATTATTGTGGCTCATCTTGGCTACTTAAATTACACTCAGTATACCGTGATTGTGGGATTTGAACACCTGAAGGTACCCATCAAGGAAATGAACTTCACG TGGAAGACTTATGACCCGGCATTTTCCCAGTTGGAAATTTGGTTCCGATTTTTCTTTGTGGTGCTTACCTTCATTGTCACG TGCCTGTTTGCACATTCCCTCCGGAAGTTTTCCATGCGAGACTGGGGGATGGAGCAGAAGTGGATGTCCAttcttctgcctctgctgctgctttACAACG ATCCgttcttccccctctccttcctggtGAACAGCTGGTTTCCAGGCATGCTGGACGATCTCTTCCAGTCTGTGTTCCTTTGTGCCTTGCTGCTCTTCTGGCTGTGCGTGTACCACGGGATACGGGTTCAG ggagaaaGGAAGTGTTTGACTTTCTATTTGCCCAAATTCTTCATTGTCGGACTGTTGTGGTTGGCTTCTGTCACACTGGGAATATGGCAGAC AGTTAATGAATTACACGATCCAATGTACCAGTATCGAGTTGACACAGGAAATTTTCAG GGAATGAAGATTTTCTTCATGGTGGTGGCAGCCGTGTATATTTTATACCTTCTGTTCTTGATCGTGCGGGCCTGTTCCGAGCTGCGTCACATGCCTTATGTAG atctcAGGTTAAAATTTTTGACTGCATTGACTTTTGTAGTGCTTGTTATTAG CATCGTCATCCTTTATTTAAGGTTTGGAGCACAAGTATTACAAGACAATTTTGTAGCTGAACTGTCAACTCACTACCAGAATT CAGCTGAATTCTTATCTTTCTACGGCTTGTTGAACTTTTACCTCTACACTTTGGCCTTTGTGTACTCTCCGTCGAAGAACGCCCTGTATG AGTCGCAGCTGAAAGACAACCCTGCATTCTCCATGCTGAATGACTCTGACGATGATGTGATCTATGG GAGCGACTATGAAGAAATGCCCCTGCAGAACGGCCAGGCCATCCGGGCACAGTACAAAGAAGGATCTGAGAGTGACTGA
- the TMEM181 gene encoding transmembrane protein 181 isoform X2: protein MEPLAPMRLYTLSKRHFVLVFVVFFVCFGLTVFVGIRGPKVIQTSAANFSLNNSKKLKPIQILSNPLSTYNQQLWLTCVVELDQSKETSIQTSFLMTVKVDGVAQDGTTMFIHNKVHNRTRTLTCAGKCAEIIVAHLGYLNYTQYTVIVGFEHLKVPIKEMNFTWKTYDPAFSQLEIWFRFFFVVLTFIVTCLFAHSLRKFSMRDWGMEQKWMSILLPLLLLYNDPFFPLSFLVNSWFPGMLDDLFQSVFLCALLLFWLCVYHGIRVQGERKCLTFYLPKFFIVGLLWLASVTLGIWQTVNELHDPMYQYRVDTGNFQGMKIFFMVVAAVYILYLLFLIVRACSELRHMPYVDLRLKFLTALTFVVLVISIVILYLRFGAQVLQDNFVAELSTHYQNSAEFLSFYGLLNFYLYTLAFVYSPSKNALYESQLKDNPAFSMLNDSDDDVIYGSDYEEMPLQNGQAIRAQYKEGSESD from the exons GTTGGCACCCATGCGGCTGTACACGCTCTCCAAGCGCCACTTTGTCCTTGTGTTTGTTGTCTTCTTCGTCTGTTTTGGCCTGACCGTCTTCGTTGGGATCAGAG GGCCCAAAGTGATCCAGACTTCTGCAGCTAATTTTTCactaaataatagtaaaaag cTGAAGCCAATTCAAATACTTTCAAATCCACTGTCTACATATAATCAGCAACTATGGCTGACATGTGTTGTGGAGCTGGATCAATCAAAAG AAACATCCATTCAGACGAGCTTCCTCATGACCGTTAAAGTTGACGGTGTAGCTCAAGATGGGACCACCATGTTCATTCATAACAAAGTTCACAATCGGACAAGGACCCTCACCTGTGCGGGG AAGTGTGCAGAAATTATTGTGGCTCATCTTGGCTACTTAAATTACACTCAGTATACCGTGATTGTGGGATTTGAACACCTGAAGGTACCCATCAAGGAAATGAACTTCACG TGGAAGACTTATGACCCGGCATTTTCCCAGTTGGAAATTTGGTTCCGATTTTTCTTTGTGGTGCTTACCTTCATTGTCACG TGCCTGTTTGCACATTCCCTCCGGAAGTTTTCCATGCGAGACTGGGGGATGGAGCAGAAGTGGATGTCCAttcttctgcctctgctgctgctttACAACG ATCCgttcttccccctctccttcctggtGAACAGCTGGTTTCCAGGCATGCTGGACGATCTCTTCCAGTCTGTGTTCCTTTGTGCCTTGCTGCTCTTCTGGCTGTGCGTGTACCACGGGATACGGGTTCAG ggagaaaGGAAGTGTTTGACTTTCTATTTGCCCAAATTCTTCATTGTCGGACTGTTGTGGTTGGCTTCTGTCACACTGGGAATATGGCAGAC AGTTAATGAATTACACGATCCAATGTACCAGTATCGAGTTGACACAGGAAATTTTCAG GGAATGAAGATTTTCTTCATGGTGGTGGCAGCCGTGTATATTTTATACCTTCTGTTCTTGATCGTGCGGGCCTGTTCCGAGCTGCGTCACATGCCTTATGTAG atctcAGGTTAAAATTTTTGACTGCATTGACTTTTGTAGTGCTTGTTATTAG CATCGTCATCCTTTATTTAAGGTTTGGAGCACAAGTATTACAAGACAATTTTGTAGCTGAACTGTCAACTCACTACCAGAATT CAGCTGAATTCTTATCTTTCTACGGCTTGTTGAACTTTTACCTCTACACTTTGGCCTTTGTGTACTCTCCGTCGAAGAACGCCCTGTATG AGTCGCAGCTGAAAGACAACCCTGCATTCTCCATGCTGAATGACTCTGACGATGATGTGATCTATGG GAGCGACTATGAAGAAATGCCCCTGCAGAACGGCCAGGCCATCCGGGCACAGTACAAAGAAGGATCTGAGAGTGACTGA